TACATCTCAACTTCTGTTTTCTGTCTATATGAAAGCAATTTTAAGGCATAATTAGTTACATTAGCTTGTTCTTCTGATTTTAATATATTATCAATAAAACTTTGTTCGATTTCATCTTCTATATGTAGACCAAATTTATATCTTAATTCCTCTGATAATCCAAATGCAAATTTATTATCAATATAAATATTTACACGATTGCTATTTTTTTGTGGTTCAATATTAGTTATTTTCATGCTGCACCTCATAATACTTTATTTACTCTTGTTATAATTGGCTAGAATATAAATACCCAATATAATGAGAAGTACTGGCCAATACCTACTTAAGTCAATTAACTGTGGGTATATAATCTTTGCTAATAAGTAAACTCCCAATAGTATAAGTCCTATTCCCATGATTAAAGGTGTATTTCTATAATGATTCTCAGACTTTTCGTCTTGATAAATATAGCCGTCATCCTCTGGGATTATAATAGTGCAGATTACATATGCTATTAGCATAGTACCGAATGATGGGAGAGTTAGTATAAACCAAAGAATTCTAATAATTGTTGGATCAGTATTTAAATACTCAGCGATACCACCACATACACCATCTAAAACTTTATTTCGCGATTTTGTTAATTTATTCATATAAACACCTCCAAGCTTTCAATAATATACTATCAGATTTTTTTTGAAATATAAATAGAAGTATCAAAATAATTCCAATTGCAAACACTTTATGGTAACATAGATTAATAAGGAGGGAAGCAGTATGTATAATATAATTTCTATTCTCTTTAAGTATATTTTTATTATAATTATTTATTTGTTTATATTTAGTATAATTAGGCTAATTTATTTGGATATAAAGAGTATTAGTACGGTAACATTAGAAGGAAATGCCTATTTAAAACTTATAAATAGAAGAGATTCATTACCATATAAGATAAAAGAACATTATTCTATAGATGAAGAACTAACATTAGGTAGACATTCTGATAATGATATTTTTATTCAGGATCCTTTTGTTTCTAAAAAACACTTTAAGATTGTAGAGGATGAGGGAGAGTATTATTTAGAGGATTTGGATAGTGCTAATGGTACATATATTAATAAAGAAAAAATAGAAGATGTAGTAAAGTTAGCTAATGGAGATATGATTAGAGTAGGCAATATTGAATTCTTATTTGTAGATAGAGGATAGGAGAGAATTATGTTTAATAAAAGTGTAAGCACCAAGTCTCCAAGAAATTTATTGTTTTTATTTGAGATTTTGTCTTTGTTCCTGTTATTAGTTAATCAATGGGGAAACATAGATAAAACAGTTTATTATACTTGGATAGGCTTAATTTTAATAGTTTATATTTCCAATTTTATACTCAATAAAATTTCCAGTGGTGATAATTATATATTTTTAATTGTAACGATGCTTATGTCTATAGGGATTATTATGATTTATAGAATTGATCCAACCTTAGGTATGAAACAATTATTATGGTTATCAGTAGGAATTGCAGTATTTTATTTCACATATTTTATTATTAAATATATTAGGGGCTGGGATAATTGGGCTCCTTTATATATAGGAGCATCATATATTTTATTTTTAATGACATTTTTATTAGGTACTAGAAAATATGGAGCTATAAACTGGATTAATATTGGAGGATATAGTTTCCAACCATCAGAA
The DNA window shown above is from Tissierella sp. Yu-01 and carries:
- a CDS encoding FHA domain-containing protein, with the protein product MYNIISILFKYIFIIIIYLFIFSIIRLIYLDIKSISTVTLEGNAYLKLINRRDSLPYKIKEHYSIDEELTLGRHSDNDIFIQDPFVSKKHFKIVEDEGEYYLEDLDSANGTYINKEKIEDVVKLANGDMIRVGNIEFLFVDRG
- a CDS encoding PspC domain-containing protein, which codes for MNKLTKSRNKVLDGVCGGIAEYLNTDPTIIRILWFILTLPSFGTMLIAYVICTIIIPEDDGYIYQDEKSENHYRNTPLIMGIGLILLGVYLLAKIIYPQLIDLSRYWPVLLIILGIYILANYNKSK